AAAGTGGCGGGCTCAAACGGCGGCGTGAAATGAGTCAGGCGTCACTGTTTGAAGCCGAGGCACCGAAAGCTCCGCCGTTTACCACGCTGGAAAGTCAGTTCGACGCGTTGCCGGCGGAATGGCGCAAACATCTGAAGACTTTTATCGACAGCCAGCACTACGCTCCGTTGTGCGCGTTCGTCGACGCCGAGCGCGCCGCCGGCAAGACTGTGTATCCCGCCGATGTTTTCCGTGCTTTACGCCTGACCCGCCCCGGCGACGTGAAGGTCGTGATTCTCGGACAAGATCCGTATCACGGCGAAGATCGCGGTGCGCCGCAGGCCCATGGCCTGGCGTTTTCGGTGCCAGCGCCGGTTCGGCCGCCGCCATCGCTGAAAAATATCTTCAAGGAAATCAACGCTAGCCTTGGCTTTACCGCGCCCGCTCATGGTTGCCTCGACGCGTGGGCGCAGCAAGGCGTGCTGCTGTTGAACACGTCGCTGACGGTTGAACGCGATAAAGCCGGCAGTCACGCCAAACGGGGCTGGGAGCATTGCACCGACACGCTGATTCACGAACTTGCCCTTCGGCACGAACATCTCGTGTTCATGCTTTGGGGCGCGCATGCGCAGGCGAAGCGCGGGTTGATCGCTTCGGCGGTGGCATCCGGGAAAGCGCACTGCGTTCTGGAAGCGCCGCACCCCTCTCCGCTGTCGGCGCATCGCGGCTTTTTGGGCTGCGGGCATTTTGTGTCGGCGAATGCGTATCTTGAGCAACACGGGCGACCCGCCATCGACTGGCGCCTCCCCGCTCTGGCCGACGCA
This window of the Caballeronia sp. SBC1 genome carries:
- a CDS encoding uracil-DNA glycosylase, whose product is MSQASLFEAEAPKAPPFTTLESQFDALPAEWRKHLKTFIDSQHYAPLCAFVDAERAAGKTVYPADVFRALRLTRPGDVKVVILGQDPYHGEDRGAPQAHGLAFSVPAPVRPPPSLKNIFKEINASLGFTAPAHGCLDAWAQQGVLLLNTSLTVERDKAGSHAKRGWEHCTDTLIHELALRHEHLVFMLWGAHAQAKRGLIASAVASGKAHCVLEAPHPSPLSAHRGFLGCGHFVSANAYLEQHGRPAIDWRLPALADAPA